One window from the genome of Actinoplanes teichomyceticus ATCC 31121 encodes:
- a CDS encoding glycoside hydrolase family 13 protein, with protein sequence MNRLLRPHHDGSEGYVSNPAPALGETVAVFVRVPAGTRVSRVHLRWIRDGEPVFTSAVVDRHDGGGQWWRAEIEVRNPVTPYRFLLRTAGGAVRWLTGCGVTSHDVPDATDFRLVAYAPAPAWARDAVVYQIFPDRFARSAAAHARPTPDWAVRCGWDEPVAAAGPLRGAQLYGGDLDGIAEHLDHVADLGANTLYLTPFFPSRSNHRYDSSSFDVVDPLLGGDAALARLADAAHARGMRLVGDLTTNHTGAAHPWFPAERDLYYFTADGGYESWLGVPSLPKLNWGSAELRRRFARIAQRWLTGPYALDGWRIDVANMTGRRGADDFSREAAVLLRRAVGQVRPDALLIGEHAHDATADLDRDGWQGTMNYAGFTRPVWSWLRAAVLPFDDFLGVPGEIPERDAGALVATMSAFAAQMSWRSWTASWQLLSSHDTPRIRSVVGDAARHEVAAGLLGTLPGTPMIFAGDELGLTGVNGEHSRTPMPWNRPETWDRRTHDTYREILALRRATPALRAGGLRWAHAAGDTLAFLRESRDDAVLVVARRAGGEPLRLTGLPTGIDGTNLYGGADALKVGPDGCIEINGDGPTFQVWSVRQRQ encoded by the coding sequence ATGAACCGGCTGCTCCGGCCGCACCACGACGGCTCCGAGGGGTACGTCTCGAACCCCGCGCCGGCCCTGGGCGAGACGGTGGCGGTCTTCGTCCGGGTGCCGGCCGGCACCCGCGTGTCGCGGGTGCACCTGCGCTGGATCCGCGACGGCGAGCCGGTCTTCACCTCGGCGGTGGTGGACCGGCACGACGGCGGCGGCCAGTGGTGGCGGGCCGAGATCGAGGTCCGCAATCCGGTCACGCCGTACCGGTTCCTGCTGCGCACCGCGGGTGGCGCGGTGCGCTGGCTGACCGGTTGCGGCGTGACCTCCCACGACGTCCCGGACGCGACCGACTTCCGGCTGGTCGCCTACGCCCCGGCGCCCGCCTGGGCGCGCGACGCGGTGGTCTACCAGATCTTCCCGGACCGGTTCGCGAGGTCCGCCGCCGCGCACGCGCGGCCCACGCCGGACTGGGCGGTGCGCTGCGGGTGGGACGAGCCGGTCGCGGCCGCCGGTCCGCTGCGCGGCGCCCAGCTGTACGGCGGGGACCTGGACGGCATCGCCGAGCACCTGGACCACGTCGCCGATCTCGGCGCGAACACCCTGTACCTGACCCCGTTCTTCCCGTCGCGCTCCAACCACCGCTACGACAGCAGCTCGTTCGACGTGGTCGATCCGCTGCTGGGCGGGGACGCGGCGCTGGCGCGGCTCGCCGACGCGGCGCACGCCCGGGGGATGCGGCTGGTCGGCGACCTGACCACCAACCACACCGGTGCCGCGCACCCGTGGTTCCCGGCCGAGCGCGACCTCTACTACTTCACCGCGGACGGCGGCTACGAGTCCTGGCTCGGCGTGCCCAGCCTGCCGAAACTCAACTGGGGCAGCGCCGAGCTGCGCCGCCGGTTCGCGCGGATCGCCCAGCGCTGGCTGACCGGCCCGTACGCCCTGGACGGCTGGCGCATCGACGTGGCGAACATGACCGGCCGTCGCGGCGCCGACGACTTCTCCCGGGAGGCGGCCGTGCTGCTGCGTCGCGCCGTCGGGCAGGTCCGCCCGGACGCGCTGCTGATCGGCGAGCACGCCCACGACGCCACCGCCGACCTGGACCGCGACGGCTGGCAGGGCACGATGAACTACGCCGGCTTCACCCGGCCGGTGTGGAGCTGGCTGCGCGCCGCGGTGCTGCCGTTCGACGACTTCCTCGGCGTGCCCGGCGAGATCCCGGAGCGGGACGCCGGGGCCCTGGTGGCGACGATGAGCGCGTTCGCGGCGCAGATGTCCTGGCGGTCCTGGACCGCCTCGTGGCAGCTCCTCAGCTCGCACGACACCCCGCGGATCCGGTCGGTAGTCGGCGACGCGGCCCGCCACGAGGTGGCCGCCGGCCTGCTCGGCACGCTGCCCGGCACCCCGATGATCTTCGCGGGTGACGAGCTGGGTCTGACCGGGGTCAACGGCGAGCACTCCCGTACCCCGATGCCGTGGAACCGGCCGGAGACCTGGGACCGCCGCACCCACGACACCTACCGCGAGATCCTCGCGCTGCGCCGGGCGACGCCCGCGCTGCGCGCCGGCGGCCTGCGCTGGGCACACGCCGCCGGGGACACCCTCGCCTTCCTGCGCGAGAGCCGGGACGACGCGGTGCTGGTGGTGGCGCGGCGGGCGGGCGGCGAACCGCTGCGGCTGACCGGGCTGCCCACCGGCATCGACGGGACCAACCTGTACGGCGGCGCCGACGCGCTGAAGGTCGGCCCGGACGGATGTATCGAAATCAATGGAGACGGGCCTACCTTCCAGGTGTGGTCCGTTCGCCAGCGCCAATAG
- a CDS encoding sugar ABC transporter substrate-binding protein: MRIRTAGVIAASMLCLAGAAACGDSKDDKAAGSNAPSAAAASGELVIWADDKRSAALQPFAEKFGQENGVTVKIQAISKDQQTTFLTASQQGSGPDVMVGAHDWIGNLVQNGAVDPVQLSDEQKTGLQAGALKAVTFNGQTYGVPYATENLGLIRNTDLAPAAPATIEDLVATGKKLKAQKKVSEILCLQAGQNGDAYHAYPLYASAGGYLFGTTASGDYDAKDLGVGKAGSIAAFEKLRALGEKGDGALKRSITSDNSIATFTGKKCAFLVSGPWATADVKKANITYDISPVPGFSGGKEATPFLGVQTFYVASKGKNKALAQEFVTNYVTTPELAVALYNAEPRPPALTAALDQVKAQDPDLVKWTEAGKNAIPLPAIPAMAAIWEPFGKAEAAVIGGADATKTVEAAAKTISAQIK, translated from the coding sequence ATGCGCATCCGAACCGCCGGTGTGATCGCGGCGAGCATGCTGTGTCTCGCCGGCGCCGCCGCGTGCGGCGACAGCAAGGACGACAAGGCCGCCGGGTCGAACGCCCCCTCGGCCGCCGCGGCCTCCGGCGAGCTGGTGATCTGGGCCGACGACAAGCGCTCCGCCGCCCTCCAGCCGTTCGCCGAGAAGTTCGGCCAGGAGAACGGCGTCACCGTGAAGATCCAGGCGATCTCCAAGGACCAGCAGACCACCTTCCTGACCGCCTCCCAGCAGGGCAGCGGCCCGGACGTGATGGTCGGCGCGCACGACTGGATCGGCAACCTGGTGCAGAACGGCGCGGTCGACCCGGTGCAGCTCTCCGACGAGCAGAAGACCGGCCTGCAGGCCGGCGCGCTCAAGGCGGTCACCTTCAACGGCCAGACGTACGGCGTCCCGTACGCCACCGAGAACCTCGGCCTGATCCGCAACACCGACCTGGCCCCGGCCGCCCCGGCCACCATCGAGGACCTGGTCGCGACCGGCAAGAAGCTGAAGGCGCAGAAGAAGGTCTCGGAGATCCTCTGCCTGCAGGCCGGGCAGAACGGCGACGCCTACCACGCCTACCCGCTGTACGCCTCGGCCGGCGGCTACCTGTTCGGTACCACCGCGAGCGGCGACTACGACGCCAAGGACCTGGGTGTCGGCAAGGCGGGCTCGATCGCCGCGTTCGAGAAGCTGCGCGCGCTCGGCGAGAAGGGTGACGGCGCCCTGAAGCGCTCGATCACCTCGGACAACTCGATCGCCACGTTCACCGGCAAGAAGTGCGCCTTCCTGGTCTCCGGCCCGTGGGCGACCGCGGACGTCAAGAAGGCGAACATCACGTACGACATCTCCCCGGTCCCGGGCTTCTCCGGCGGCAAGGAGGCCACGCCGTTCCTCGGGGTGCAGACCTTCTACGTCGCGTCCAAGGGCAAGAACAAGGCCCTCGCCCAGGAGTTCGTCACCAACTACGTGACCACCCCGGAGCTGGCCGTCGCGCTGTACAACGCCGAGCCCCGGCCGCCCGCGCTGACCGCCGCGCTGGACCAGGTCAAGGCGCAGGACCCGGACCTGGTCAAGTGGACCGAGGCCGGTAAGAACGCCATCCCGCTGCCGGCGATCCCCGCGATGGCCGCCATCTGGGAGCCGTTCGGCAAGGCCGAGGCCGCCGTCATCGGTGGCGCCGACGCCACGAAGACCGTCGAAGCCGCCGCCAAGACGATCTCGGCCCAGATCAAGTAA
- a CDS encoding sugar ABC transporter permease has product MSKWFRQVGWRHLVAVLAVLFSLGPIVFVLSAALNPLGTLSSSTLIPTGASLDNFTRLLSDTDFPSWFLNSVLIAGLAAAASVFLSALAAFAFSRLRFAGRRVGLLSLLLIQMFPQFLAVVALFLIFSRMTDLWPAIGFNTSAGMILLYLGGALGVNTWLMKGFFDTVPKELDESATVDGASHAAIFFRILLPLVAPILAVSGLLAFIGTINEFLLANIFLTDGGSKTLAVGLYGLVQGSERNTNFGIFCAGTLLTAIPTVGVFMYLQRYIVEGLSAGAVKG; this is encoded by the coding sequence GTGAGCAAGTGGTTCAGGCAGGTCGGCTGGCGGCACCTGGTCGCCGTGCTGGCCGTGCTCTTCTCGCTGGGGCCGATCGTCTTCGTGCTGTCCGCCGCGCTCAACCCGCTGGGCACGCTGTCGTCGAGCACGCTGATCCCGACCGGCGCCTCGCTGGACAACTTCACCCGGCTGCTCTCGGACACCGACTTCCCGTCCTGGTTCCTCAACTCGGTGCTGATCGCCGGGCTGGCGGCCGCGGCCTCGGTGTTCCTCTCCGCGCTGGCGGCGTTCGCGTTCAGCCGGCTGCGCTTCGCCGGCCGGCGTGTCGGTCTGCTGTCGCTGCTGCTGATCCAGATGTTCCCGCAGTTCCTGGCGGTGGTCGCGCTCTTTCTGATCTTCTCGCGGATGACCGACCTGTGGCCGGCGATCGGCTTCAACACCTCCGCCGGCATGATCCTGCTCTACCTGGGCGGCGCGCTCGGCGTGAACACCTGGCTGATGAAGGGCTTCTTCGACACGGTCCCGAAGGAGCTGGACGAGTCGGCGACCGTGGACGGCGCCTCGCACGCCGCGATCTTCTTCCGGATCCTGCTGCCGCTGGTCGCGCCGATCCTCGCGGTCAGCGGCCTGCTCGCCTTCATCGGCACGATCAACGAGTTCCTGCTGGCCAACATCTTCCTCACCGACGGTGGCTCGAAGACCCTCGCGGTCGGCCTGTACGGCCTGGTCCAGGGCTCGGAGCGGAACACCAACTTCGGCATCTTCTGCGCCGGCACGCTGCTGACCGCGATCCCGACCGTGGGCGTCTTCATGTACCTGCAGCGCTACATCGTGGAGGGCCTCAGCGCGGGCGCGGTGAAGGGATGA
- a CDS encoding ABC transporter permease subunit: MTTQLGGPATRALPAPEKFRERSESAAGRIVKIVLLGLLVATAIWAAFPLAEGRHWIGLGVLAATTAGLLYLYLTRRHIPAKYLVPGTIFLIVFQIFPVLYTASTAFTNFGDGHRGSKADAVTAIQTASVTRVPGSTEYALSIATAGDPATGALVFLITDPTSRAVSIGDAGGLRPAPGGVTVNSAGRVTAAPGYTVLNAGQASARSREITDFAVPTAAGAIRSAGLSRAYEGKAVRAYDAATDSIRDTVTGQVWRADDELGAFVAADGERLAQGWRVGVGFANFTRVLTDDTISRDFLRTLIWDFVFAIGSTGGTFLLGMFCAIALQSTRMRFRGFYRIVMVLPYAMPSFAMLLVWRDMFNTDFGLINNVLGTGVDWLGTGLTAQLAVLLVQLWLGYPYMFLVTTGALQAIPAELTDATRVDGAGPFQSFRQVKLPLLLVALTPLLISSFAFNFNNFNAIYLTTEGGPFPADNPSNGATDLLITYTYRLAFGGSGAQYGYAAAISIFIFLIVAVVSAVSFRRTRAQEEVYS, encoded by the coding sequence ATGACGACGCAGCTCGGAGGGCCCGCCACGCGGGCCCTCCCCGCCCCTGAGAAGTTCCGCGAACGCAGCGAGTCCGCCGCCGGGCGGATCGTCAAGATCGTGCTGCTCGGCCTGCTCGTGGCCACCGCGATCTGGGCGGCCTTCCCACTGGCCGAGGGCCGGCACTGGATCGGCCTGGGCGTCCTGGCCGCCACCACCGCCGGACTGCTGTACCTGTACCTGACCCGCCGGCACATCCCGGCCAAGTACCTGGTCCCCGGCACCATCTTCCTGATCGTCTTCCAGATCTTCCCGGTGCTCTACACGGCCAGCACGGCGTTCACCAACTTCGGTGACGGCCACCGCGGCTCCAAGGCGGACGCGGTCACCGCCATCCAGACCGCGTCGGTCACCCGGGTCCCCGGTTCCACCGAGTACGCGCTGTCCATCGCCACCGCGGGGGACCCGGCCACCGGCGCGCTGGTCTTCCTGATCACCGACCCGACGAGCCGGGCGGTGTCGATCGGCGACGCCGGCGGCCTGCGCCCCGCCCCGGGCGGCGTGACCGTCAACAGCGCCGGCCGGGTCACCGCCGCGCCCGGCTACACCGTGCTCAACGCCGGTCAGGCCAGCGCGCGCAGCCGGGAGATCACCGACTTCGCGGTGCCGACCGCCGCGGGCGCGATCCGCTCGGCGGGGCTGTCCCGGGCGTACGAGGGCAAGGCCGTGCGTGCCTACGACGCGGCCACCGACAGCATCCGGGACACCGTCACCGGCCAGGTCTGGCGGGCCGACGACGAGCTCGGCGCGTTCGTGGCCGCCGACGGCGAGCGCCTCGCCCAGGGCTGGCGGGTCGGCGTCGGGTTCGCCAACTTCACCCGGGTGCTCACCGACGACACCATCTCCCGCGACTTCCTCCGTACGCTGATCTGGGACTTCGTCTTCGCGATCGGCTCCACCGGCGGCACCTTCCTGCTCGGCATGTTCTGCGCGATCGCGCTGCAGTCCACCCGGATGCGGTTCCGCGGCTTCTACCGGATCGTGATGGTGCTGCCGTACGCCATGCCGTCGTTCGCGATGCTGCTGGTCTGGCGGGACATGTTCAACACCGACTTCGGCTTGATCAACAACGTGCTCGGGACCGGCGTCGACTGGCTCGGCACCGGGCTGACCGCGCAGCTGGCGGTGCTGCTGGTGCAGCTCTGGCTCGGCTACCCGTACATGTTCCTGGTGACCACCGGCGCGCTGCAGGCGATCCCGGCCGAGCTGACCGACGCCACCCGGGTCGACGGCGCCGGCCCGTTCCAGTCGTTCCGCCAGGTCAAGCTGCCGCTGCTGCTGGTCGCGCTGACCCCGCTGCTGATCTCGTCGTTCGCGTTCAACTTCAACAACTTCAACGCGATCTACCTGACCACCGAGGGCGGCCCGTTCCCCGCCGACAACCCGAGCAACGGCGCGACCGACCTGCTCATCACGTACACGTACCGGCTCGCCTTCGGCGGCTCCGGCGCCCAGTACGGCTACGCCGCGGCCATCTCGATCTTCATCTTCCTGATCGTGGCCGTGGTCTCCGCGGTGAGCTTCCGGCGCACCCGGGCCCAGGAGGAGGTCTACTCGTGA
- the pulA gene encoding pullulanase-type alpha-1,6-glucosidase translates to MASSKSRLTTALLSLLLPLIAIPAAEASAAPAEPGAAVIAHWGSDRPASNEQYYFVLPDRFANGDRSNDRGGLTGDRMATGYDPADKGFYHGGDLQGVIDKLDYIQGLGTTAIWLAPVFKNRPVQGAGADISAGYHGYWITDFTRVDPHFGTNADLKRLVKLAHRRGMKIYLDIIVNHTADVIKYSEDKYTYVDKTASPYTDSAGRPFEDRNYATGRNGFPRVDASSFPYTPTVGAADRDVKVPAWLNDVTMYHNRGDSTFSGENSEYGDFYGLDDLWTERPEVVRGMTKIYADWITSTGIDGYRLDTVKHTDMDFWPQFAAGIRKAGGPDFFMFGEVYSADQEIESSYVRQGGLPATLDFSFQEAAKGFVTGASAATALADVYARDDLYTARDTGADRLPTFLGNHDMGRIGSFIAAAASADTRLKRDQLAHELMFLTRGQPVVYSGDEQGFTGPGGDKDARQDLFASKSADYLDDDLIGTDRTHAVDNYDTGHPLYRAIASLAKLRRAHPALVNGVQLTRYAAQGQGVFAVSRIDRAKRDEYVVAANNATTTQTVSFATSSPGATFTGLYGGAAPVTADSGGRITVTVPALSTVVLRSGSHLPASAAAPTVSLRTPQAGAQVATRTELVAETTGDPLATVTFAAQVAGGEWKLLGTAGRAPYRIHHDLTGLAGGTPVRYKAVVRDSRGRLASSSTSITVGTPAAPSSVDYAIVHYQRPAGGYADQGLYTWGDVDASMSTTWPAGQPFAGEDSYGRFAYVKLAPNARNVGFIVVGKDGTKDTDADRSLDPGKTPEVWLKQGDPAVYPSRQAATGEPDPAPDRSEAVIHWRRADGNYDGWGLHVWDGAATGTDWGSPLKPARIDSFGAVFEVPLADGAAGLSYIIHNGDAKDLPTDQRLTLADTGPEIWLLAGQEKRLLPLVRSAGATGSTDVSKASAVWLDRSTIAWKTGTGSTLQQVGAGTDGKVYDLVHSATGGIGVADGELTGSYASVRLTPRRTGLTEAQRARFPHLWQYGAFRLGAADLARILRGQVVVTERDAAGKLLAATGVQTAGVLDDLYAGATGATLGPAFSGGRVSAAVWAPTAQDVQLELHGGGTPVLTPMTRDDRTGVWSVRGPGSWYGKYYRFRVTAWQPAARKVVTASVTDPYSVALSTDSTLSRFLDLSDPALAPAGWDSLRKPAATAPAKIQIQELSVRDFSIADSSVPAARRGTYAAFAAPGSAGMTQLARVAAAGVTHLHLLPVFDFATIPESRADQAQPACDLAALPPDSDQQQACLAKVAATDGYNWGYDPLHYTVPEGGYAVDPGKRTREFRDMVAGINNAGLRVVMDVVYNHTSAAGVDATSVLDQIVPGYYQRLLADGTVANSTCCANTAPENAMMGKLVVDSIVTWARQYKVDGFRFDLMGHHPKANILAVRRALDRLTLARDGVDGKNIYVYGEGWNFGEVADGARFVQATQANMAGTGIGTFNDRLRDAVRGGGPFDENPRIQGFASGLADQPNGDPVNGTAAERTARLRHQQDLIKVGLTGNLAGYRFTDASGRVVTGRDVDYNGAPAGYTAAPAEAVTYVDAHDNEILYDALAYKLPQATPAADRARMQSVALATTVLGQGVGFVTAGSERLRSKSLDRNSFNSGDWFNAIEWDCTKGNGFGRGLPPAADNESKWPYARPLLADATLKPDCAAIELADARYRELLRIRASSPVFGLATAKQVQDRLAFPLSGRAETPGVLTMTLDARGLDSRWKSITVVFNATAATATQRVPALAGRRITLHPVQRGSADPVARTASYAPATGTFTVPARTVAVFVQS, encoded by the coding sequence GTGGCATCGAGTAAATCGCGGTTGACGACCGCGCTGCTCAGCCTTCTCCTACCGTTGATCGCGATCCCGGCGGCCGAGGCCTCGGCCGCTCCCGCCGAGCCCGGCGCGGCGGTCATCGCCCACTGGGGCTCCGACCGGCCCGCGAGCAACGAGCAGTACTACTTCGTCCTGCCGGACCGGTTCGCCAACGGCGACCGGTCCAACGACCGGGGCGGCCTGACCGGGGACCGGATGGCCACCGGGTACGACCCCGCCGACAAGGGCTTCTACCACGGCGGCGACCTGCAGGGCGTGATCGACAAGCTGGACTACATCCAGGGGCTCGGCACGACCGCGATCTGGCTCGCCCCGGTCTTCAAGAACCGTCCCGTGCAGGGCGCCGGCGCCGACATCTCGGCCGGCTACCACGGGTACTGGATCACCGACTTCACCCGGGTGGACCCGCACTTCGGCACCAACGCGGACCTCAAGAGGCTGGTCAAGCTCGCGCACCGGCGGGGCATGAAGATCTACCTGGACATCATCGTCAACCACACCGCTGACGTGATCAAGTACAGCGAGGACAAGTACACGTACGTCGACAAGACGGCCTCGCCCTACACCGACAGCGCGGGCCGGCCGTTCGAGGACCGCAACTACGCCACCGGGCGCAACGGGTTCCCGCGGGTCGACGCGAGCTCGTTCCCGTACACGCCGACGGTCGGCGCCGCGGACCGCGACGTCAAGGTCCCGGCCTGGCTCAACGACGTGACGATGTACCACAACCGCGGCGACTCGACGTTCTCCGGCGAGAACAGCGAGTACGGCGACTTCTACGGCCTCGACGACCTGTGGACCGAGCGGCCCGAGGTGGTCCGCGGGATGACGAAGATCTACGCCGACTGGATCACGAGCACCGGCATCGACGGCTACCGCCTGGACACCGTCAAGCACACCGACATGGACTTCTGGCCGCAGTTCGCCGCCGGGATCCGCAAGGCCGGCGGTCCGGACTTCTTCATGTTCGGCGAGGTGTACAGCGCCGACCAGGAGATCGAGTCGTCCTACGTGCGCCAGGGCGGCCTCCCGGCCACCCTGGACTTCTCTTTCCAGGAGGCGGCGAAGGGCTTCGTCACCGGCGCGAGCGCCGCCACCGCGCTCGCCGACGTGTACGCCCGCGACGACCTGTACACCGCGCGCGACACCGGCGCGGACCGGCTGCCGACCTTCCTCGGCAACCACGACATGGGCCGGATCGGCTCGTTCATCGCCGCCGCCGCGAGCGCCGACACCCGGCTCAAGCGCGACCAGCTGGCGCACGAGCTGATGTTCCTGACCCGCGGCCAGCCGGTCGTCTACTCCGGCGACGAGCAGGGCTTCACCGGGCCGGGCGGCGACAAGGACGCCCGCCAGGACCTGTTCGCCAGCAAGAGCGCGGACTACCTGGACGACGACCTGATCGGCACCGACCGTACCCACGCGGTCGACAACTACGACACCGGGCATCCGCTCTACCGGGCCATCGCCTCGCTCGCCAAGCTGCGCAGGGCCCACCCGGCTCTGGTGAACGGCGTGCAGCTGACCCGGTACGCGGCACAGGGCCAGGGCGTCTTCGCGGTCTCCCGGATCGACCGGGCGAAGCGCGACGAGTACGTGGTCGCCGCGAACAACGCCACCACCACGCAGACCGTCAGCTTCGCCACCTCCTCGCCGGGCGCCACCTTCACCGGCCTGTACGGCGGGGCGGCCCCGGTCACCGCGGATTCCGGCGGCCGGATCACGGTGACCGTGCCGGCGCTGTCGACCGTCGTACTCAGGTCGGGCTCGCACCTGCCCGCGTCGGCCGCCGCGCCCACCGTAAGCCTGCGCACGCCGCAGGCGGGCGCCCAGGTCGCCACCCGGACCGAACTGGTCGCCGAGACCACCGGCGACCCGCTCGCCACGGTCACCTTCGCGGCGCAGGTCGCGGGCGGCGAGTGGAAGCTGCTCGGCACCGCCGGCCGGGCGCCCTACCGGATCCACCACGACCTGACCGGGCTGGCCGGCGGCACGCCGGTGAGGTACAAGGCGGTGGTCCGCGACAGCCGGGGGCGGCTCGCGTCGTCCTCGACGAGCATCACCGTCGGCACCCCGGCCGCCCCGTCAAGCGTGGACTACGCGATCGTGCACTACCAGCGCCCGGCCGGCGGCTACGCCGACCAGGGCCTCTACACCTGGGGTGACGTCGACGCGTCGATGTCCACCACGTGGCCGGCCGGTCAGCCGTTCGCCGGTGAGGACTCCTACGGGCGGTTCGCCTACGTCAAGCTGGCGCCGAACGCCAGGAACGTCGGTTTCATCGTGGTCGGCAAGGACGGGACGAAGGACACCGACGCGGACCGGTCGCTGGACCCGGGCAAGACGCCGGAGGTGTGGCTGAAGCAGGGCGACCCCGCGGTGTACCCGTCCCGGCAGGCCGCGACCGGCGAGCCCGACCCCGCCCCGGACCGATCCGAAGCGGTCATCCACTGGCGCCGGGCGGACGGCAACTACGACGGCTGGGGCCTGCACGTCTGGGACGGCGCCGCCACCGGCACCGACTGGGGCAGTCCGCTGAAGCCGGCCCGGATCGACTCGTTCGGCGCGGTCTTCGAGGTGCCGCTGGCGGACGGGGCGGCCGGACTGAGCTACATCATCCACAACGGCGACGCCAAGGACCTGCCCACCGACCAGCGCCTGACCCTCGCCGACACCGGCCCCGAGATCTGGTTGCTCGCCGGGCAGGAGAAGCGGCTGCTGCCGCTGGTCAGGAGCGCCGGCGCGACCGGCTCGACCGATGTGTCCAAGGCGTCGGCGGTCTGGCTGGACCGCTCGACGATCGCCTGGAAGACCGGCACCGGCAGCACGCTGCAGCAGGTCGGCGCGGGCACCGACGGCAAGGTCTACGACCTGGTCCACTCGGCGACCGGCGGGATCGGGGTCGCCGACGGCGAGCTGACCGGCTCCTATGCCAGCGTCCGGCTCACCCCCCGGCGCACCGGCCTGACCGAGGCGCAGCGTGCCCGGTTCCCGCACCTCTGGCAGTACGGAGCGTTCCGGCTGGGCGCCGCGGACCTCGCCCGGATCCTGCGCGGCCAGGTGGTGGTCACCGAGCGTGACGCGGCCGGCAAGCTGCTGGCCGCCACCGGGGTGCAGACCGCGGGCGTCCTCGACGATCTCTATGCGGGGGCCACCGGCGCCACCCTCGGCCCGGCCTTCTCCGGCGGCCGGGTCTCGGCCGCCGTCTGGGCGCCCACCGCGCAGGACGTCCAGCTGGAACTGCACGGCGGCGGCACGCCGGTGCTGACGCCGATGACCCGCGACGACCGGACCGGTGTCTGGTCGGTCCGCGGGCCCGGAAGCTGGTACGGCAAGTACTACCGGTTCCGGGTCACCGCGTGGCAGCCGGCCGCGCGGAAGGTCGTCACCGCCTCGGTGACCGACCCGTACTCGGTGGCGCTGTCCACCGATTCCACGCTGAGCCGGTTCCTCGACCTCAGCGACCCGGCGCTCGCCCCGGCCGGCTGGGACAGCCTGCGGAAGCCGGCCGCCACCGCGCCCGCGAAGATCCAGATCCAGGAGCTCTCGGTACGGGACTTCTCCATCGCCGACAGCTCGGTGCCGGCCGCCCGGCGGGGCACCTACGCCGCGTTCGCCGCGCCGGGCTCGGCCGGGATGACACAGCTGGCCCGGGTCGCCGCGGCCGGTGTCACGCACCTGCACCTGCTGCCGGTGTTCGACTTCGCGACCATCCCGGAGAGCCGGGCCGACCAGGCGCAGCCGGCCTGTGACCTGGCCGCGCTGCCGCCCGACTCCGACCAGCAGCAGGCCTGCCTGGCGAAGGTGGCCGCCACCGACGGCTACAACTGGGGTTACGACCCGCTGCACTACACCGTCCCGGAGGGCGGCTACGCCGTCGACCCGGGCAAGCGCACCCGGGAGTTCCGCGACATGGTCGCCGGGATCAACAACGCCGGTCTGCGCGTGGTGATGGACGTCGTCTACAACCACACCTCGGCGGCCGGCGTGGACGCCACGTCGGTGCTGGACCAGATCGTGCCCGGCTACTACCAGCGGCTGCTCGCCGACGGCACGGTGGCGAACTCCACCTGCTGCGCCAACACCGCGCCGGAGAACGCGATGATGGGCAAGCTGGTCGTCGACTCGATCGTCACCTGGGCCCGGCAGTACAAGGTGGACGGCTTCCGGTTCGACCTGATGGGCCACCACCCGAAGGCGAACATCCTGGCCGTGCGGAGGGCGCTGGACCGGCTCACCCTCGCCCGGGACGGCGTGGACGGCAAGAACATCTACGTCTACGGCGAGGGCTGGAACTTCGGCGAGGTGGCCGACGGCGCCCGTTTCGTCCAGGCCACCCAGGCGAACATGGCCGGCACCGGGATCGGCACGTTCAACGACCGGCTGCGCGACGCGGTCCGCGGTGGCGGCCCGTTCGACGAGAACCCGCGGATCCAGGGCTTCGCCTCCGGTCTGGCGGACCAGCCGAACGGCGACCCGGTCAACGGCACGGCGGCCGAGCGCACGGCCCGGCTGCGGCACCAGCAGGACCTGATCAAGGTCGGCCTGACCGGGAACCTCGCCGGGTACCGGTTCACCGACGCCTCCGGCCGGGTGGTCACCGGCCGTGACGTCGACTACAACGGCGCGCCGGCCGGTTACACCGCCGCGCCGGCCGAGGCGGTCACCTACGTCGACGCGCACGACAACGAGATCCTGTACGACGCGCTCGCGTACAAGCTGCCGCAGGCCACCCCGGCCGCCGACCGGGCCCGGATGCAGTCGGTGGCGCTGGCCACCACCGTGCTCGGGCAGGGTGTCGGGTTCGTGACCGCCGGCAGCGAGCGGCTGCGCTCCAAGTCGCTGGACCGCAACTCGTTCAACTCGGGGGACTGGTTCAACGCGATCGAGTGGGACTGCACGAAGGGCAACGGCTTCGGCCGGGGCCTGCCGCCGGCGGCCGACAACGAGTCGAAGTGGCCGTACGCCCGGCCGCTGCTCGCCGACGCCACGCTGAAGCCGGACTGCGCGGCGATCGAGCTGGCCGACGCCCGCTACCGGGAGCTGCTGCGGATCCGGGCGTCGTCGCCGGTGTTCGGCCTGGCCACCGCGAAGCAGGTGCAGGACCGGCTGGCCTTCCCGCTGTCCGGCCGTGCCGAGACGCCCGGCGTGCTGACCATGACGCTGGACGCCCGAGGGCTGGACAGCCGGTGGAAGTCGATCACCGTGGTGTTCAACGCCACCGCGGCCACCGCCACCCAGCGGGTGCCCGCGCTGGCCGGTCGCCGGATCACGCTGCACCCGGTGCAGCGGGGCTCGGCGGACCCGGTGGCGCGGACCGCGTCGTACGCCCCGGCGACCGGCACGTTCACCGTGCCGGCGCGTACCGTCGCGGTGTTCGTGCAGAGCTGA